A segment of the Candidatus Methylomirabilota bacterium genome:
GCTCACCCTCCAGCAGGACGGAGGCGTAGAAGTTCACGTTCGGCGGCGAGAACCACGGACGCCCCAGGCGGCCGCGCCCCCTCCGCTGCGATTCCGCCAGCACCACCGTACCATCGGAGGCGCCCAGACGGGCGAGGTCCCGGAGCATCGCGTTCGTGGACTCCACCTCGTCGAAGATGTGGATGTGCTGCCCGACGATCCGGGCGTCGAGATCCCGGTGGATCACCTGCATCGAGAAGCGCTCGGTCAGCGGCATCTGGCTACGGCTCACGCTAGTCATGTGGCTTCTCCCGGGCAGGACGCGCCGCTCCCCGACCGGGCACGGTCTCGAGCGGCGCTTCGGGCGCGCGGAGCAAGAGAATGGGCGTCACCGTGCCCCGTAGCACGGACTCGGCGACGCTGCCGAGGATCAACCGATCCAGGCCGCTGCGGCCGTGCGTGCTCATCACGATGAGGTCCGCGCTCCGCCGGTGGGCGGCTTCGACAATGCCGGCCGCCGCCGGCCCGTACCAGACGCTCGGCTCTGCGTGCAGCCCGTCCCGCCCGAGGCGATCGGCCACCCGCGCGAGATAGCCTTCGGCCTCGCGCACTACGTCGACCTGGGCCTCCACGAGGTCTGTACCCGAGAAGACGGGGGCCTCCGCCGTGCGAACCAGGAGCAGCGTCGCGCCCAACGGACGGGCGAGCTCCACCGCCGGGCCGAGCGCGGCCTCGGCGAGCGCGGAGCCATCGAGCGGAACGAGGATTCGGTTGAGCTTCATGACGACACGGGGTTGCAAGCCCGACGCCACCGAATGACGTCAACGAATCCGACGCATTGGAGCGCGGCGGCCGGGCCGTCATTTGGGGAGGACGAGCCTCACTGGGGCAACGCCACCCCAGCCGCTCGGCTATTTCAGGTCGTACTCGCTGATGGTCCAGTCGCGTGATCGTCGCGCTGTCCGCGACGGAAGCTCGTGTATGACTCACGTCATACCCCATCCCTCGACGGGCGCGGTACCGTCTGAGCAAGGAGGACACGAGCATGAGTCAGGACACGAGCGGACGCAGGATCGACGCGGGACGGACCGTCGAGGCCATCGCGCGCGAGCATCCGGGCGCGCGGGAGGCGATGGCCCGCCTCGGGATCAACCACTGCTGCGGGGCGCATCTCACGCTGACCGAGGCGGCGGCCGCCGCCGGCGTCTCCCTCGAGACCCTGGTCGACACGCTGACGCGGGCGTCGCGATCGATTCGCTTGGACGTGCGCGGGCTCGAGCCACCGCAGCCGATGGTCCGGGTGCTCCAGGAGGCGGAGCGCCTCGAGCGCGGCGCCGAGCTCGAGGTCCACCACGACCGGCGCCCCACGTTCCTCTATCCCCAGCTCGATGATCGCGGCTTCGTGCACGAGACGGACGAGCCGGAGCCTGGGCTGGTGCGGATCCGCATCCGCCGCCGAGCGGCCCCGTGAGCTTGCCGCTTCACCGTCCGCCGAGCGACCATGCCGCGGCGGCCCTCGCCCTCCGCTATCTGGCGACGGCGGCCGCGGCGTACGTGCTCGCCACGCTCGGCGTGGTGTGGCTCGCGCCGGAGCTGTCCGGTCACTACTATCAGCCGCGCCTCTTCGCGCTGACCCACCTGGTCACACTCGGCTGGATCACGCTCGCCATCATGGGCGCCGGCTATCAGATCGTCCCCGTCGCGCTGGGACGTCCCCTGTGGAGCGAGCGGCTGGCGCGCTGGCAATTCTGGATCCTCGCCACCGGTATCGCGGGCATGGTCAGCCACTTCTATCTCGGCACGTGGCCCGGGCTCGCCGCGGCGGCGGCGCTGGTCGGGAGCGGGGTCGCGCTGCACGTCTTCAACGTGGCGATGACGCTGCGCGGGTTCCGCGACTCCACGTTCACCGCGCGGGCGGTGCGGCTGGGACATGCGGGGCTCGCGCTCACGGCGCTCTTCGGGCTCACCCTGAGCATCAATCGTCTCTGGCCAGTGCTCCCGAGCGACGCGCTCGCCACACTCCACGCTCACGTGCATCTCGCGCTGCTCGGCTGGGTGGCGCCGATGGTGTTCGGCGTGGCGGCGCGCATCTACCCCATGTTCCTCGTCGCCCCCGAGCCGGCGCCCTGGCTCGGGCGCGTGCAGCTCTGGGGACTGGGTCTGGGGTTGCCGATGCTGATCGCCGGGCTCATCGCGGCGCCGGCCCTCACGGCACCCGGCGCGCTCGCGGTGAGCGCCGCCGCGGCCGCGCACGGCCTCGCCGTGCTCACGATAACCCGCGCATCCCGGCGGCCGGGGCTTGACTGGGGGTTGCGGCTCGCGCTCACCGGCAGCGCGGCCCTCCTCCTATTGATCGC
Coding sequences within it:
- a CDS encoding universal stress protein, translated to MKLNRILVPLDGSALAEAALGPAVELARPLGATLLLVRTAEAPVFSGTDLVEAQVDVVREAEGYLARVADRLGRDGLHAEPSVWYGPAAAGIVEAAHRRSADLIVMSTHGRSGLDRLILGSVAESVLRGTVTPILLLRAPEAPLETVPGRGAARPAREKPHD
- a CDS encoding DUF542 domain-containing protein, whose translation is MSQDTSGRRIDAGRTVEAIAREHPGAREAMARLGINHCCGAHLTLTEAAAAAGVSLETLVDTLTRASRSIRLDVRGLEPPQPMVRVLQEAERLERGAELEVHHDRRPTFLYPQLDDRGFVHETDEPEPGLVRIRIRRRAAP
- a CDS encoding cbb3-type cytochrome c oxidase subunit I gives rise to the protein MSLPLHRPPSDHAAAALALRYLATAAAAYVLATLGVVWLAPELSGHYYQPRLFALTHLVTLGWITLAIMGAGYQIVPVALGRPLWSERLARWQFWILATGIAGMVSHFYLGTWPGLAAAAALVGSGVALHVFNVAMTLRGFRDSTFTARAVRLGHAGLALTALFGLTLSINRLWPVLPSDALATLHAHVHLALLGWVAPMVFGVAARIYPMFLVAPEPAPWLGRVQLWGLGLGLPMLIAGLIAAPALTAPGALAVSAAAAAHGLAVLTITRASRRPGLDWGLRLALTGSAALLLLIAGGLGFALGLLSGPHAALAYGALALGGWSSLTIAGVMLKIVPVLVWHRVYGPRVGRAPVPSVAQLTAPRLEALAYALLTAGMLLLAVTLAVGDATWIRRAGILLALGGLAFAATLTYAFRHLAIVTSAPPVNAEAPLPGGRG